One genomic region from Stackebrandtia nassauensis DSM 44728 encodes:
- a CDS encoding ABC transporter ATP-binding protein encodes MSTEESTWSADAAGDSFVADLPGYDSDAPLLTVEQLQVEFHTREGIAKAVNGVDFTLDECRTMAIVGESGSGKSVTSQAIMGILDIPPAKVAGGRVLFRGVDLLKLKPKDMRRVRANHIAMVFQDALSALNPVWTVGYQLGELFRVHRGTSRAEAKRRAIELLDLVRIPAARQRVDEYPHQFSGGMRQRVMIAMALALDPEILIADEPTTALDVTVQAQIMRLLGDIQAERNMGLILITHDLGVVADVADDVTVMYAGRAVEQAGIDEIFEAPAHPYTKALLRSIPRLDVKGQRLEVIAGLPPVLTNIPPGCAFAPRCHYAQDMCTRAVPPLAPVDPGRTAACYFAQEVKNDV; translated from the coding sequence ATGAGCACTGAGGAATCCACGTGGAGTGCCGACGCCGCCGGTGACTCGTTCGTGGCCGACCTCCCCGGCTACGACTCCGATGCCCCACTGTTGACGGTGGAACAGCTACAGGTGGAGTTCCACACTCGCGAGGGCATCGCCAAGGCCGTCAACGGTGTCGACTTCACCCTCGACGAGTGCCGCACGATGGCGATCGTCGGCGAGTCGGGCTCCGGCAAGAGTGTCACCTCGCAGGCCATCATGGGCATCCTCGACATCCCACCGGCCAAGGTGGCCGGTGGCCGGGTGTTGTTCCGAGGCGTGGACCTGTTGAAGCTCAAGCCAAAGGACATGCGCCGGGTGCGGGCCAACCACATCGCGATGGTGTTCCAGGACGCGCTGTCCGCTTTGAACCCGGTGTGGACGGTCGGCTACCAGCTCGGCGAACTGTTCCGTGTCCACAGAGGAACATCTCGCGCGGAGGCGAAACGCCGGGCGATCGAACTGCTCGACCTGGTGCGGATCCCGGCCGCGCGGCAGCGCGTCGACGAGTACCCGCACCAGTTCTCCGGCGGTATGCGGCAGCGCGTCATGATCGCGATGGCCCTGGCACTCGACCCCGAGATCCTGATCGCCGACGAACCCACGACCGCGCTGGACGTGACGGTGCAGGCCCAGATCATGCGGCTGCTGGGCGACATCCAGGCCGAACGGAACATGGGGCTGATCCTCATCACCCACGACCTGGGTGTGGTCGCCGACGTCGCCGACGACGTGACCGTCATGTACGCGGGCCGCGCGGTCGAGCAGGCCGGGATCGACGAGATCTTCGAAGCGCCGGCCCACCCGTATACGAAGGCGCTGTTGCGTTCGATTCCGCGCCTGGACGTCAAGGGACAGCGGCTGGAGGTCATCGCGGGTCTACCGCCGGTGCTGACGAACATCCCGCCCGGCTGCGCCTTCGCGCCGCGCTGCCACTACGCCCAGGACATGTGCACCCGGGCCGTCCCGCCGCTGGCGCCGGTGGATCCGGGCCGCACGGCCGCCTGCTACTTCGCCCAGGAGGTCAAGAACGATGTCTGA
- a CDS encoding ABC transporter permease, protein MSDVSAIEEAVTETPKVAKPASLFGDAVRDLRKRPTVILSVVIIVPILLIAFFPWLFTSVDPEVCRIAKVKAPPEPGHPFGFSPDGCDYYAQTIYGAGPSIKLSLMVVIGTLIIGGLVGILAGYYGGWLDAVFSRAVDTFNSIPFLLGALLMLSMFRNVEIPFVSANLAAILPAVITLIFFGWTSTMRLIRASVIESRGLDYVQAAKSLGASNRRIMFRHILPNAVAPVMSLIPLSIAGMISAEATLSFLGIGVRPPAISWGIMISKASDIFVTNPMLLIIPSIFLVATVLSFVLLGDAIRDALDPKLR, encoded by the coding sequence ATGAGTGATGTGTCCGCGATCGAAGAGGCGGTGACCGAGACCCCCAAGGTCGCCAAGCCCGCGAGCCTGTTCGGCGACGCCGTGCGGGATCTGCGCAAGCGTCCCACCGTGATCCTGTCGGTGGTCATCATCGTCCCGATCCTGCTGATCGCGTTCTTCCCGTGGCTGTTCACCAGCGTCGACCCCGAGGTCTGCCGCATCGCCAAGGTCAAGGCGCCCCCGGAACCGGGTCACCCCTTCGGTTTCAGCCCGGACGGCTGTGACTACTACGCGCAGACCATCTACGGCGCCGGACCGTCCATAAAGCTGTCGCTGATGGTGGTGATCGGCACCCTGATCATCGGCGGTCTGGTCGGCATCCTCGCCGGTTACTACGGCGGCTGGCTGGACGCGGTCTTCTCCCGGGCCGTCGACACCTTCAACTCGATCCCGTTCCTGCTGGGCGCGCTGCTCATGCTGAGCATGTTCCGCAACGTCGAGATCCCGTTCGTCAGCGCCAACCTGGCCGCGATCCTGCCCGCCGTCATCACGCTGATCTTCTTCGGCTGGACCAGCACGATGCGGCTGATCCGCGCCAGCGTCATCGAGTCGCGCGGTCTGGACTACGTCCAGGCGGCGAAGTCGCTGGGCGCGTCCAACCGCCGGATCATGTTCCGCCACATCCTTCCCAACGCCGTCGCCCCGGTCATGTCGCTCATCCCGCTGAGCATCGCGGGCATGATCTCGGCCGAGGCGACACTGTCCTTTCTGGGCATCGGTGTCCGGCCCCCGGCCATCAGCTGGGGCATCATGATCTCCAAGGCCAGCGACATCTTCGTGACCAACCCGATGCTGCTGATCATCCCCAGCATCTTCCTCGTGGCGACGGTGCTGTCCTTCGTCCTGCTCGGCGACGCGATCCGCGACGCCCTCGACCCGAAGCTGCGTTAG
- a CDS encoding ABC transporter permease, with protein MGRYVIRRLLQAVLTFGLVLFLLHYLLSLAIQLNGNPARTFFGNKSPSPEQLAAVEKRFGLDDACLDQLGNPCLTMFGKRLGDWATFDFGTDFQGTEVSSLIAQAIPPTLTLFAISTAVWILFGVTAGVLAALRRGKFFDHLTKLGTVAMIAVPTFLLLVLTQKVVGVWLGNWARDTFGRDSFLAVIFQPSYDPYQPFLSLLVPGLVLGAFGIAGITRLSRTSMLENLRADYVRTAKAKGLKPTRVVIAHTLRNSLIPVVTLVGFTLAEALGGAVITEGVYSIPGMGGLAWRATRENDLPVVIAVVAILSICYMIVTLIIDLMYAVLDPRIRYE; from the coding sequence ATGGGGCGCTACGTGATTCGCCGCCTGTTGCAGGCGGTGCTGACCTTCGGCCTCGTGCTCTTCCTGCTGCATTACCTGCTGTCGCTGGCGATTCAGCTCAACGGCAACCCGGCCCGCACCTTCTTCGGCAACAAGTCCCCGTCCCCGGAACAGCTGGCCGCGGTGGAGAAGCGCTTCGGACTCGACGACGCCTGTCTGGATCAGTTGGGCAACCCCTGCCTGACGATGTTCGGCAAGCGGTTGGGCGACTGGGCCACCTTCGACTTCGGCACCGACTTCCAGGGCACCGAGGTGTCCTCGTTGATCGCGCAGGCGATCCCGCCGACGTTGACGCTGTTCGCGATCTCCACCGCCGTGTGGATCCTGTTCGGTGTCACCGCCGGGGTGCTGGCGGCGTTGCGGCGCGGGAAGTTCTTCGACCACCTGACCAAACTGGGCACCGTCGCGATGATCGCGGTGCCGACGTTCCTGCTGCTGGTGCTGACCCAGAAGGTCGTCGGTGTCTGGCTGGGCAACTGGGCCCGCGACACCTTCGGGCGGGACAGTTTCCTGGCGGTGATCTTCCAACCGTCCTACGACCCGTACCAGCCGTTCCTGTCGTTGTTGGTGCCCGGACTCGTGTTGGGGGCCTTCGGTATCGCGGGCATCACCCGGCTGTCGCGGACCAGCATGCTGGAGAACCTGCGCGCCGACTACGTGCGCACCGCCAAGGCCAAGGGGCTCAAGCCGACCCGGGTCGTCATCGCCCACACACTGCGCAACTCGCTGATCCCGGTGGTGACGCTGGTGGGCTTCACGCTCGCCGAGGCGCTGGGCGGGGCGGTCATCACCGAGGGCGTCTACAGCATCCCCGGCATGGGCGGGCTCGCCTGGCGGGCCACCCGGGAGAACGACCTTCCGGTCGTGATCGCGGTCGTCGCCATTCTGTCCATCTGCTACATGATCGTCACCTTGATCATCGACCTCATGTACGCCGTGCTCGACCCGAGGATCCGCTATGAGTGA
- a CDS encoding peptide ABC transporter substrate-binding protein — MRKSRVIAAATALVVAGLGLTACSSGGGGSAESGELRLGIDEPKSLIPANTTESEGAAVLERLYVGLYTYNPDGSLKPVIAESEPQSKDSKTWTIKIQEGWEFQNGEKITADTFVKSWNFAAYGANANTGAGFFSKIAGFEDVQGEKPKSKEMSGLKAKDDTTLEVTLTNEFVGFPVTLGYQVFAPVADACLEDIKACNDKPIGNGPYEMDGKWKHKESITVKQWKAFKGEKPNIKKTFFKIYTGDSTAYPDFEAGKIDISGIPSEKYEEAKQEYGDDIIQEKTANTWGMAFPSNDKNYKDPDVRKAFSMAIDRDAYIKGTFQGRYETANSWTPPIIPGYKADTCGDTCVFNKKEAKKLLDSTDFPQDEKVVLWTTPGPGEDYTKKLGDMIKDNLGLEYELESLEWADFLQKRTDHEITGPYLSGWVPDYPLNEDYLAPLYGNGPENNFGYYNKDFEAALQAGDTAKDLDAAELKYQEAEEMLADDPPLAPIWIESTATLLGDRVDTKTYKRNPILGGFDIYKLKLTE, encoded by the coding sequence GTGCGTAAATCACGCGTCATCGCCGCGGCTACCGCTCTCGTCGTGGCCGGTTTGGGCCTGACGGCATGCAGCAGCGGTGGCGGCGGAAGTGCCGAGTCCGGCGAACTGCGCCTGGGCATCGACGAACCCAAGAGCTTGATACCGGCGAACACGACGGAGTCCGAGGGCGCCGCCGTATTGGAGCGTCTCTACGTCGGTCTCTACACCTACAACCCGGACGGATCACTCAAGCCGGTCATCGCCGAGAGCGAGCCGCAGTCCAAGGACTCCAAGACCTGGACCATCAAGATCCAGGAGGGCTGGGAGTTCCAGAACGGCGAGAAGATCACCGCCGACACCTTCGTGAAGTCGTGGAACTTCGCCGCCTACGGCGCCAACGCCAACACCGGCGCCGGTTTCTTCTCCAAGATCGCGGGCTTCGAGGACGTTCAGGGTGAGAAGCCCAAGTCCAAGGAGATGTCCGGCCTCAAGGCCAAGGACGACACCACCCTCGAGGTCACGCTGACCAACGAGTTCGTGGGTTTCCCTGTGACACTGGGCTACCAGGTGTTCGCGCCGGTCGCCGACGCGTGCCTTGAGGACATCAAGGCCTGCAACGACAAGCCGATCGGCAATGGACCGTACGAGATGGACGGTAAGTGGAAGCACAAGGAGTCCATCACCGTCAAGCAGTGGAAGGCCTTCAAGGGCGAGAAGCCCAACATCAAGAAGACCTTCTTCAAGATCTACACCGGTGACTCCACCGCCTACCCGGACTTCGAGGCCGGGAAGATCGACATCTCGGGCATCCCGTCGGAGAAGTACGAAGAGGCCAAACAGGAGTACGGCGACGACATCATCCAGGAGAAGACCGCCAACACCTGGGGCATGGCCTTCCCGTCCAACGACAAGAACTACAAGGACCCCGACGTCCGCAAGGCGTTCTCGATGGCGATCGACCGCGACGCCTACATCAAGGGCACCTTCCAGGGCCGCTACGAGACCGCCAACTCGTGGACCCCGCCGATCATCCCGGGCTACAAGGCCGACACCTGCGGCGACACCTGCGTCTTCAACAAGAAGGAGGCCAAGAAGCTGTTGGACTCCACCGACTTCCCGCAGGACGAGAAGGTGGTGCTGTGGACGACGCCGGGACCGGGTGAGGACTACACCAAGAAACTCGGCGACATGATCAAGGACAACCTGGGACTCGAGTACGAACTGGAGTCGCTGGAGTGGGCCGACTTCCTGCAGAAGCGGACCGACCACGAGATCACCGGTCCGTACCTGAGCGGCTGGGTTCCCGACTACCCGCTCAACGAGGACTACCTGGCGCCGCTGTACGGCAACGGTCCCGAGAACAACTTCGGTTACTACAACAAGGACTTCGAGGCGGCCCTGCAGGCGGGCGACACCGCCAAGGACCTCGACGCCGCGGAACTGAAGTACCAGGAGGCCGAGGAGATGCTGGCGGACGACCCGCCACTGGCTCCGATCTGGATCGAGTCGACCGCCACACTGCTGGGCGACCGGGTCGACACCAAGACGTACAAGCGCAACCCGATCCTGGGCGGCTTCGACATCTACAAGCTGAAGCTGACCGAATAG
- a CDS encoding fumarate reductase/succinate dehydrogenase flavoprotein subunit — translation MSEIQRHSFDVLVIGAGGAGLRAAIESRLAGKKTAIISKSLFGKAHTVMAEGGAAAAMGNVNSKDNWKVHFRDTMRGGKFLNHFRMAELHAKEAPQRIWELETYGALFDRTKDGKISQRNFGGHEYPRLAHVGDRTGLELIRTLQQKIVSLQQDDKKNSGSYEAKLQVFAETTITELMLDGDRVAGAFGYRRDNGEFLLFEAPAVILATGGVGKSFKVTSNSWEYTGDGHALALRAGGSLVNMEFVQFHPTGMVWPPSVKGILVTESVRGDGGVLRNSDGKRFMFDYIPDVFKAQYADNEAEADRWYDDQENNRRPPELLPRDEVARSINSEVKAGRGSPRGGVFLDVSTRLKPEEIIKRLPSMHHQFKELADVDITKEPMEVGPTCHYVMGGVEVDPDTQQSKVAGLFAAGEVSGGMHGSNRLGGNSLSDLLVFGKRAGEHASKYLDALDERPRVSDADSATVAAAAEAVLVAELPDDAEDPYALQAELQQVMNDLVGIIRRAGELEEALVKLDDLKKRVKNVKAIGGRAYNPGWHLALDLRNMVIVSECIAKAALERSESRGGHTREDAPGMDPSWRKVNLVCTLPGPDVALKRQPLPSMPEELLALFERSELAKYMTNEELERYDAAVSGSAKDGDEE, via the coding sequence GTGTCTGAAATTCAACGCCACTCCTTCGACGTCCTCGTCATCGGCGCCGGTGGCGCCGGTCTGCGGGCCGCGATCGAGTCCCGGCTGGCGGGTAAGAAGACCGCCATCATCTCCAAGTCCCTGTTCGGCAAGGCCCACACCGTCATGGCCGAGGGCGGCGCGGCCGCCGCGATGGGCAACGTCAACTCCAAGGACAACTGGAAGGTCCACTTCCGCGACACCATGCGGGGCGGGAAGTTCCTCAACCACTTCCGGATGGCCGAACTGCACGCCAAGGAGGCGCCGCAGCGCATCTGGGAGCTGGAGACCTACGGTGCCCTGTTCGACCGCACCAAGGACGGCAAGATCTCGCAGCGCAACTTCGGCGGGCACGAGTACCCGCGGCTGGCGCACGTGGGTGACCGCACCGGTCTGGAGCTGATCCGCACCCTGCAGCAGAAGATCGTCTCACTGCAACAGGACGACAAGAAGAACTCCGGCAGCTACGAGGCCAAACTCCAGGTCTTCGCCGAGACCACCATCACCGAGCTGATGCTGGACGGCGACCGGGTCGCGGGCGCCTTCGGCTACCGCCGCGACAACGGCGAGTTCCTGCTGTTCGAGGCGCCCGCGGTCATCCTGGCCACCGGCGGCGTCGGCAAGTCCTTCAAGGTCACCTCCAACTCCTGGGAGTACACAGGAGACGGTCACGCGCTGGCGCTGCGCGCCGGTGGCTCACTGGTCAACATGGAGTTCGTCCAGTTCCACCCCACCGGAATGGTGTGGCCGCCCTCGGTCAAGGGGATCCTGGTCACCGAGTCGGTGCGCGGCGACGGCGGCGTGCTTCGCAACAGCGACGGCAAGCGGTTCATGTTCGACTACATCCCGGACGTGTTCAAGGCGCAGTACGCCGACAACGAGGCCGAGGCCGACCGCTGGTACGACGACCAGGAGAACAACCGCAGGCCCCCGGAGCTGCTGCCCCGCGACGAGGTGGCCCGTTCGATCAACTCCGAGGTCAAGGCCGGACGCGGTTCACCGCGCGGCGGCGTCTTCCTGGACGTGTCGACCCGGCTCAAGCCCGAGGAGATCATCAAGCGGCTGCCGTCGATGCACCACCAGTTCAAGGAACTGGCCGATGTGGACATCACCAAGGAGCCGATGGAGGTCGGTCCCACCTGTCACTACGTGATGGGCGGTGTCGAGGTCGACCCCGACACCCAGCAGTCCAAGGTGGCGGGTCTGTTCGCGGCCGGTGAGGTCTCCGGCGGCATGCACGGCTCCAACCGGCTGGGCGGCAACTCGCTGTCCGACCTGCTGGTGTTCGGCAAGCGCGCCGGTGAGCACGCGTCGAAGTACCTCGACGCGCTGGACGAGCGCCCGCGGGTGTCCGATGCGGACTCCGCGACGGTCGCGGCGGCCGCCGAGGCGGTGCTGGTGGCGGAGCTTCCCGACGACGCCGAGGACCCCTACGCGTTGCAGGCCGAACTGCAGCAGGTGATGAACGACCTGGTCGGCATCATCCGCCGGGCCGGGGAGCTGGAAGAGGCTCTGGTCAAACTGGACGACCTGAAGAAGCGGGTCAAGAACGTCAAGGCCATCGGCGGCCGCGCCTACAACCCCGGCTGGCACCTGGCGCTGGACCTGCGCAACATGGTCATCGTGTCGGAGTGCATCGCCAAGGCGGCGCTGGAGCGATCGGAGTCGCGCGGCGGGCACACCCGTGAGGACGCGCCCGGCATGGATCCGTCCTGGCGCAAGGTGAACCTGGTGTGCACGCTGCCGGGTCCCGACGTCGCGCTGAAGCGGCAGCCGCTGCCGTCGATGCCCGAGGAGCTGTTGGCGCTGTTCGAGCGCTCGGAGCTGGCCAAGTACATGACCAACGAGGAACTGGAACGCTACGACGCCGCCGTCAGCGGCTCGGCGAAGGACGGTGACGAGGAATGA
- a CDS encoding MDR family MFS transporter, producing MTDSAYEKSGVATLEAPAVEAAKPTGKRARRVIWLLLSAAFVMILNETIMAVALSELMDDLNVVARTAQWLTTAFMLTMAVVIPITGFLLQRFNTRPIFMGAMGFFSLGTLTAASAPGFEVLLAGRILQACGTAVIIPLLMNTIMTLVPAAERGKMMGNISIVISVAPAIGPTISGVILSVLDWRWMFLLILPIALVATYIGYLRIENVGEPKRVPIDVFSVVLSALGFGGLLYGLSQIGGGAEGGTDGGAQPSPMPMWIALGVGLVSLVVFVLRQIRLQREDRALLDLRTFKSMNFSVSIGMIMISMGTLFGTVILLPIYTQKVLELSPLFTGLLLLPGGLVMGLMGPIVGRIFDRFGPRVLLVPGALIMTVIMVLLTFVGEDTSPYSLLAGHMLLSAGLAALMTPLFTAGLGSVRPDLVPHGSAILATSQQVAGAAGTALFVTVMAIQVAASTAGGASEATALTEGVRAAFFVGIITSVLAVIAAFFVRKPEEAPEGAGH from the coding sequence GTGACCGACTCCGCGTACGAGAAAAGCGGTGTGGCGACCCTAGAAGCCCCGGCGGTGGAGGCGGCCAAACCCACCGGCAAGCGTGCCCGTCGGGTGATCTGGCTGCTGTTGTCCGCCGCCTTCGTCATGATCCTCAACGAGACCATCATGGCGGTGGCCCTGAGCGAGCTCATGGACGACCTGAACGTCGTGGCCCGGACCGCGCAGTGGCTCACCACGGCGTTCATGCTGACCATGGCCGTGGTGATCCCGATCACCGGGTTCTTGTTGCAGCGCTTCAACACCCGGCCGATCTTCATGGGCGCGATGGGGTTCTTCTCGCTGGGGACCCTGACCGCCGCGTCCGCGCCCGGCTTCGAGGTGCTGCTGGCCGGACGGATCCTGCAGGCCTGCGGTACCGCCGTGATCATCCCGCTGTTGATGAACACGATCATGACGCTGGTGCCCGCCGCCGAGCGCGGGAAGATGATGGGCAACATCTCGATCGTCATCTCGGTGGCGCCCGCCATCGGCCCGACGATCTCCGGCGTCATCCTCAGCGTGCTGGACTGGCGGTGGATGTTCCTGCTGATCCTGCCGATCGCGCTGGTGGCCACGTACATCGGGTACCTGCGCATCGAGAACGTCGGTGAACCCAAGCGGGTGCCGATCGACGTGTTCTCGGTGGTGCTGTCGGCGCTGGGCTTCGGCGGCCTGCTCTACGGTCTGAGCCAGATCGGTGGCGGCGCCGAGGGCGGCACCGACGGTGGCGCGCAGCCGTCGCCGATGCCGATGTGGATCGCGCTGGGCGTCGGCCTGGTGTCGCTGGTCGTGTTCGTGCTGCGCCAGATTCGGTTGCAACGGGAGGACCGCGCGCTGCTGGACCTGCGCACCTTCAAGTCGATGAACTTCAGCGTCTCGATCGGCATGATCATGATCAGCATGGGGACGCTGTTCGGCACCGTCATCCTGCTGCCGATCTACACCCAGAAGGTGCTCGAACTCAGTCCGCTGTTCACTGGCTTGCTGTTGCTGCCGGGCGGGCTGGTGATGGGCCTGATGGGGCCGATCGTCGGACGCATCTTCGACCGCTTCGGTCCCCGGGTGCTGCTGGTTCCCGGTGCGCTCATCATGACCGTCATCATGGTGCTTCTGACCTTTGTGGGCGAAGACACCTCGCCGTACTCGCTGCTGGCCGGGCACATGCTGCTCAGCGCCGGACTGGCCGCGCTGATGACGCCGCTGTTCACCGCCGGGCTGGGTTCGGTTCGTCCCGACCTGGTCCCGCACGGCAGCGCCATCCTGGCCACCTCGCAGCAGGTCGCCGGTGCCGCCGGTACCGCCCTGTTCGTGACCGTGATGGCGATCCAGGTCGCCGCGTCCACAGCGGGCGGCGCCAGTGAGGCCACCGCCCTGACCGAGGGCGTGCGGGCGGCGTTCTTCGTCGGCATCATCACCTCGGTACTGGCCGTCATCGCCGCGTTCTTCGTGCGCAAGCCCGAGGAAGCGCCCGAGGGCGCCGGACACTAG
- the ychF gene encoding redox-regulated ATPase YchF, whose amino-acid sequence MPSLTIGIVGLPNVGKSTLFNALTRADILAANYPFATIEPNTGVVGVPDARLGKLAAMFDSQKVLPATVTFVDIAGLVKGASEGLGKGNKFLANIREANAICQVVRVFSDDNVTHVDGRVSPGDDIETINTELILADLQTIDKALPRLEKEARMDKSKQPKIEAIKAAREVLDNGRTVFAAGLDTEPLYDLHLLTAKPFLYVFNVDESQVGDEELAAKLKALVAPADAVLLDAKFESELVDLDEEEALELLQSTGQQEPGLDRLAHIGFHTLGLQTYLTAGPKEARAWTILQGATAPEAAGEIHTDFQRGFIKAEIVSFDDLMEAGSMTAAKSAGKVRMEGKDYTMRDGDVVEFRFNV is encoded by the coding sequence ATGCCTTCACTGACCATCGGTATCGTCGGGCTGCCCAACGTCGGCAAGTCGACCCTGTTCAACGCGCTGACGCGGGCCGACATCCTGGCCGCCAACTATCCTTTCGCGACGATTGAACCCAACACCGGCGTGGTGGGCGTCCCCGACGCCCGGCTGGGCAAACTCGCGGCCATGTTCGACTCCCAGAAGGTACTGCCCGCCACCGTCACGTTCGTCGACATCGCGGGTCTGGTCAAGGGCGCCAGCGAGGGCCTGGGCAAGGGCAACAAGTTCCTGGCCAACATCCGCGAGGCCAACGCGATCTGCCAGGTCGTCCGGGTCTTCTCCGACGACAACGTCACCCACGTCGACGGCCGTGTCTCCCCGGGCGACGACATCGAGACCATCAACACCGAACTCATCCTGGCCGACCTCCAAACCATCGACAAAGCCCTCCCCCGGCTCGAAAAAGAAGCCAGGATGGACAAGTCCAAGCAGCCCAAGATCGAGGCCATCAAGGCCGCCCGCGAAGTCCTCGACAACGGCCGCACCGTCTTCGCCGCCGGTCTCGACACCGAACCCCTCTACGACCTCCACCTGCTCACGGCCAAACCCTTCCTCTACGTCTTCAACGTCGACGAATCCCAGGTCGGCGACGAAGAGCTCGCGGCCAAACTCAAGGCCCTGGTGGCCCCGGCCGACGCGGTCCTCCTCGACGCGAAGTTCGAATCCGAACTGGTCGACCTCGACGAGGAAGAGGCCCTCGAACTCCTCCAGTCCACCGGCCAACAAGAACCCGGCCTGGACCGCCTGGCCCACATCGGCTTCCACACCCTCGGCCTCCAGACCTACCTGACCGCCGGACCCAAGGAAGCCCGAGCCTGGACCATCCTCCAGGGCGCCACGGCCCCGGAAGCGGCCGGCGAGATCCACACCGACTTCCAGCGCGGCTTCATCAAGGCCGAGATCGTCTCCTTCGACGACCTCATGGAAGCCGGCTCGATGACCGCGGCCAAATCCGCTGGCAAGGTCCGCATGGAGGGCAAGGACTACACCATGCGCGACGGCGACGTAGTGGAGTTCCGCTTCAACGTCTGA
- a CDS encoding DUF4185 domain-containing protein: MKRSTLLKAGLGAVGGAAVLGGGALAYASGDSSGKKETRAGVTVKKIADLTGNDNTIKFGVNGTDLGIPVVTPQGKNLYIFGDSYEGPKPTPEDANWRSPIGLFSGTTDLPSGLVFDGAIGGEVARQLWDYQHNNGEFSTVLPSDIITIGDTMFLQVMVHGEKLGDVLRSEIWSSKDEGESWQDTQARWAGDVHGGRMQQLTWALDDDDMVYVFSSRFDRSVGFILHRVHKDAIADTNAYEWWGWDEGTKKWDWNIGTPGEVWTQPTGEMCLRRLEGKWVMTWFNASQGKESIDGLVFDKPNDDLTKAHHKQLILNTPWGQEDDSHVAQLYGGYIIPGSTINDLHLVVSQWKTDDHSVYRSMQHRVQGLAD, translated from the coding sequence ATGAAACGGTCCACACTGCTGAAGGCTGGCCTGGGTGCCGTCGGCGGTGCCGCGGTACTGGGCGGAGGCGCTCTCGCGTACGCCTCCGGGGACAGCAGCGGGAAGAAGGAAACCCGTGCCGGGGTCACGGTCAAGAAGATCGCCGACCTCACCGGCAACGACAACACGATCAAGTTCGGTGTCAACGGCACCGACCTGGGAATTCCCGTGGTGACACCGCAGGGCAAGAACCTGTACATCTTCGGGGACAGTTACGAGGGGCCCAAGCCGACGCCGGAGGACGCCAACTGGCGTTCCCCCATCGGTTTGTTCAGCGGCACGACGGATCTGCCCTCCGGGCTGGTCTTCGACGGCGCCATCGGCGGCGAGGTCGCGCGTCAGTTGTGGGACTACCAGCACAACAACGGGGAGTTCTCCACTGTGCTGCCGTCCGACATCATCACCATCGGCGACACCATGTTCCTTCAGGTCATGGTGCACGGCGAGAAACTGGGCGACGTCCTGCGTTCGGAGATCTGGTCGTCCAAGGACGAGGGTGAGTCCTGGCAGGACACCCAGGCGCGTTGGGCCGGTGACGTCCACGGTGGCCGGATGCAGCAGTTGACCTGGGCCCTGGACGACGACGACATGGTCTATGTCTTCTCCAGCCGGTTCGACCGCTCCGTGGGCTTCATCCTGCACCGGGTCCACAAGGACGCCATCGCCGACACCAACGCCTACGAGTGGTGGGGCTGGGACGAGGGCACCAAGAAGTGGGACTGGAACATCGGCACTCCCGGCGAGGTGTGGACCCAGCCCACCGGCGAGATGTGCCTGCGCCGTCTTGAGGGCAAGTGGGTGATGACCTGGTTCAACGCCAGCCAGGGCAAGGAGAGCATTGACGGCCTCGTGTTCGACAAGCCCAATGACGACCTCACCAAGGCCCACCACAAGCAGCTCATCCTCAACACCCCCTGGGGTCAGGAGGACGACTCGCACGTCGCGCAGCTGTACGGCGGCTACATCATTCCCGGCTCGACCATCAACGACCTGCACCTGGTCGTGAGCCAGTGGAAGACCGACGACCACTCGGTGTACCGCTCGATGCAGCACCGGGTGCAGGGCTTGGCCGACTGA